Proteins co-encoded in one Sulfurimonas sp. HSL1-2 genomic window:
- the xseA gene encoding exodeoxyribonuclease VII large subunit, giving the protein MKAVSVSALNEQIKNLLETTFVQVAVEGELSRITYHNSGHIYFTLKDSGSAISGVMFRGNAAHLRFRLEEGLKVVVRGGITLYKPRGSYQINAQIIEPAGQGALALAYEQLKARLSEEGLFDSERKKALPRYPKKIALITSATGAALQDMKRVAVHRWPLTELFVYDSIVQGEQAPFSLLSALNAADKAGYDVIVLSRGGGSMEDLWGFNDEALARAVAAAATPVVSAVGHEIDWVITDFVADLRAPTPSAAMQMILPDQYEMMMSLDGLQEQYDRRIGEKIRKESQSVLHLFERYKQHSVEQRIKEQSNLLVQLQQRYDQSISYRMKQADGLLEPMGVRLGQAQMMLLNQKQSLLNALQSNMIAQDPKSKVKKGFAQVVKGGRPVSLYNVSVGDEIELMDSDYTAVAEVKSVRENSTNNK; this is encoded by the coding sequence GTGAAGGCGGTCTCCGTATCGGCCCTCAACGAACAGATCAAGAACCTTCTCGAGACGACCTTTGTCCAGGTCGCCGTCGAAGGCGAACTCTCCCGAATTACCTATCATAACAGCGGCCATATCTATTTTACCCTCAAAGACAGCGGTTCGGCCATCAGCGGTGTCATGTTCCGGGGCAATGCGGCGCATCTGCGTTTCCGCCTCGAAGAGGGACTCAAGGTTGTCGTCCGCGGCGGGATCACCCTCTACAAACCACGCGGCAGTTATCAGATCAATGCCCAGATCATCGAACCGGCAGGGCAGGGGGCACTGGCACTCGCGTATGAACAGCTCAAGGCACGTCTTTCAGAGGAGGGGCTGTTCGACAGCGAGCGGAAAAAAGCACTGCCGCGCTATCCCAAAAAGATTGCCTTGATCACCTCCGCCACGGGAGCAGCGCTCCAGGATATGAAACGGGTCGCGGTACACCGCTGGCCGCTGACGGAGCTTTTCGTCTACGACAGTATCGTCCAGGGGGAACAGGCACCTTTCTCATTGCTCTCCGCTTTGAATGCAGCCGATAAAGCCGGTTATGATGTGATCGTGCTCAGCCGGGGCGGCGGGAGCATGGAAGATCTGTGGGGATTCAATGACGAAGCATTGGCCCGGGCGGTCGCTGCGGCTGCGACGCCTGTCGTCTCCGCCGTCGGGCATGAAATCGACTGGGTGATTACGGATTTCGTTGCCGATCTTCGGGCACCGACACCCTCCGCGGCGATGCAGATGATACTTCCTGACCAGTACGAGATGATGATGAGCCTTGACGGGCTCCAGGAACAGTATGACCGGCGCATCGGGGAAAAAATACGTAAGGAGAGCCAAAGCGTTCTGCATCTGTTCGAACGTTATAAACAACACTCTGTCGAACAGAGGATCAAAGAGCAATCGAATCTTCTTGTGCAGTTGCAGCAGCGGTATGATCAGAGCATAAGTTATCGGATGAAGCAGGCCGATGGACTGTTAGAGCCGATGGGAGTAAGACTGGGTCAGGCACAGATGATGCTGTTAAACCAGAAGCAGTCACTGCTGAACGCACTGCAGTCAAACATGATTGCCCAGGATCCGAAAAGCAAAGTCAAGAAAGGGTTTGCCCAGGTCGTTAAAGGGGGTCGCCCCGTTTCCCTATATAATGTAAGCGTCGGCGATGAAATCGAGCTGATGGACAGCGACTATACGGCCGTTGCGGAAGTAAAATCCGTCCGCGAAAACAGTACCAATAACAAGTAA
- the ubiE gene encoding bifunctional demethylmenaquinone methyltransferase/2-methoxy-6-polyprenyl-1,4-benzoquinol methylase UbiE produces the protein MDRQEKIVSMFDEIAPTYDKANRVMSMGVDRSWRRKGCDKAFAFYDRPELDLIVDVACGTGDMMDYWRQRAAVKSISVKKILGVDPSEGMVGVGRQKFPDFDFAISKATELPVEDNAADMLSISYGIRNVVEREAALREFNRVLKPGGMVVILEFMKNEHPSILGKIRDFYMTKVLPKIGGFISKNKEAYEYLPNSIEGFLTVEGMRGELEAAGFEPLFIQSFSMDISTLIIAKKV, from the coding sequence ATGGATAGACAGGAAAAAATCGTATCGATGTTCGACGAGATCGCGCCGACGTATGACAAGGCGAACCGTGTCATGAGTATGGGAGTTGACCGCAGCTGGCGACGCAAAGGGTGCGACAAAGCATTTGCGTTCTATGACCGGCCGGAACTCGACCTGATCGTCGATGTCGCCTGCGGCACCGGGGACATGATGGATTACTGGCGTCAGCGTGCCGCGGTGAAATCAATCAGCGTGAAGAAGATCCTCGGCGTCGACCCCTCGGAAGGGATGGTCGGTGTCGGACGGCAGAAGTTCCCCGATTTTGATTTCGCCATTTCCAAGGCGACGGAGCTGCCCGTTGAGGACAATGCGGCGGATATGCTCAGTATCTCCTACGGTATCCGTAATGTTGTCGAGCGCGAAGCGGCACTGCGTGAGTTCAACCGGGTCCTCAAACCCGGCGGGATGGTGGTGATCCTGGAGTTCATGAAAAACGAGCACCCGTCGATCCTGGGAAAAATCCGCGACTTCTACATGACGAAGGTTCTGCCGAAGATCGGCGGGTTCATCTCCAAGAACAAAGAAGCCTACGAATACCTTCCCAACTCCATCGAGGGCTTTCTGACGGTGGAGGGGATGCGCGGCGAACTGGAAGCGGCCGGCTTCGAGCCGCTCTTTATCCAGAGCTTTTCCATGGACATCTCCACGCTGATCATCGCCAAGAAGGTGTAA
- the ribD gene encoding bifunctional diaminohydroxyphosphoribosylaminopyrimidine deaminase/5-amino-6-(5-phosphoribosylamino)uracil reductase RibD, whose product MAQPDPMALAVDAAWAYQGCTFPNPAVGAAVTDASGRILSVAAHEKAGGPHAEVLALQQAFSLLTSDTAILQLKDSGTIHDYLLSHHNGCFSTCTIHVTLEPCAHHGKTPSCARLLAGIGIGRVVYAAADPNAEAAGGSSILNETGIRVEHAPSKATDDLLFPFVQWQTKSFVTFKWAQRLDGTVDGGVISGEASRRFVHAMRDASDLLVIGGNTVRTDRPTLDARLVGGRAPDVLIFSHSDDFDRTIPLFSVPGRKVLIASDLSAIEQYRNVLVEGGPGMFDAVQSRCDMYLCFVAPSSGGTIRFLQQPQQFEIRHLSRSGEDVKQWMVNG is encoded by the coding sequence ATGGCCCAGCCAGATCCGATGGCGCTGGCCGTCGATGCGGCATGGGCTTACCAGGGGTGTACATTCCCCAACCCTGCCGTCGGGGCCGCTGTCACTGACGCTTCCGGTAGAATTCTTTCCGTAGCCGCCCACGAGAAAGCGGGCGGACCCCATGCGGAAGTTCTGGCACTTCAGCAGGCCTTTTCACTTCTCACTTCCGATACCGCTATTCTGCAATTGAAAGATTCCGGTACGATCCACGACTATCTCCTCTCCCATCACAACGGTTGTTTCTCTACCTGTACGATCCATGTGACCCTTGAACCCTGTGCCCATCACGGTAAAACCCCCTCATGCGCCCGCCTGCTGGCAGGTATCGGAATAGGACGGGTCGTCTACGCTGCGGCGGATCCGAATGCCGAGGCGGCCGGCGGGTCGTCCATCCTTAATGAAACGGGTATTAGGGTAGAACACGCTCCTTCCAAAGCGACGGATGATCTGCTGTTTCCCTTCGTACAGTGGCAGACGAAATCTTTTGTGACCTTCAAGTGGGCACAGCGGCTGGACGGGACGGTCGACGGCGGAGTGATCAGCGGGGAGGCGTCGCGCCGTTTCGTACATGCGATGCGTGATGCGTCAGATCTGCTGGTCATCGGCGGCAACACCGTACGCACAGACCGGCCGACACTGGACGCACGACTGGTTGGCGGCAGAGCCCCGGACGTACTGATCTTTTCACACTCTGACGACTTTGACCGGACGATACCGCTGTTCAGCGTTCCCGGACGGAAGGTGCTGATCGCATCGGATCTCAGCGCGATTGAACAGTACCGGAATGTGCTTGTCGAAGGCGGTCCCGGGATGTTCGATGCGGTACAGTCGCGCTGTGACATGTACCTCTGTTTTGTTGCACCGTCGAGCGGTGGTACAATACGCTTTCTGCAACAACCGCAACAATTTGAAATCAGGCATCTCTCCCGCTCGGGGGAGGATGTCAAGCAATGGATGGTGAATGGATAG
- a CDS encoding ribosome maturation factor RimP translates to MSLESDIKNLVESIGLHLYDTSIVTENSETIYRVNVIGEGGTTMDQCVEATKLISPMLDVTPPVQGEYRLEVSSPGVERKLKTLEHFRYSVGEKVKLTLQDKTKLRGELKSVGEDGTLTIETEAGTEAIPFDSVVKAATYFEW, encoded by the coding sequence ATGAGTCTTGAGAGCGATATCAAGAACCTGGTCGAATCGATTGGCCTGCACCTGTACGATACCTCTATCGTCACAGAAAACAGCGAGACGATCTACCGTGTCAACGTCATCGGCGAGGGCGGTACCACTATGGACCAGTGCGTCGAAGCGACGAAGCTGATCTCCCCGATGCTGGACGTGACCCCGCCGGTCCAGGGGGAGTATCGTCTCGAAGTGAGCTCTCCCGGGGTCGAGCGCAAACTCAAGACCCTGGAGCATTTCCGTTACTCTGTCGGCGAGAAGGTGAAACTGACACTGCAGGATAAGACGAAACTGCGCGGCGAGCTGAAAAGTGTCGGCGAGGACGGCACTTTGACCATCGAAACTGAGGCGGGAACGGAAGCGATCCCTTTTGACAGCGTCGTCAAGGCTGCAACCTACTTCGAGTGGTAA
- the rbfA gene encoding 30S ribosome-binding factor RbfA: MTPAEIKLKRTDAILQELIPEAISQLGDARLHELDVIEVRCAKGRSDAKVYLDPHDYSEAERNAFLKQLRKARPVIEDYCMKDQGWYRCPKLAFVFDDQLQKTQQIEALFKQIEGDKHDES, encoded by the coding sequence GTGACGCCCGCCGAGATCAAGCTTAAACGCACGGATGCGATCCTTCAAGAGCTCATCCCTGAGGCAATCTCGCAACTGGGGGATGCCCGCTTGCATGAACTCGACGTCATCGAGGTCCGCTGCGCGAAGGGGCGCAGTGATGCCAAAGTCTACCTCGATCCCCATGACTACAGTGAAGCGGAGCGCAATGCTTTTTTGAAGCAGCTGCGTAAAGCGCGCCCGGTGATCGAAGATTACTGCATGAAAGACCAGGGGTGGTACCGCTGCCCGAAATTGGCATTCGTTTTTGACGATCAGCTCCAGAAGACGCAGCAGATCGAAGCACTTTTCAAACAGATCGAAGGGGATAAGCACGATGAGTCTTGA